Within Desulfobacter sp., the genomic segment TTGCCCAGCGAAACTCATGGGCGTCCGCAGCCGTTTCCAGCAGCTCCCAGGCCCTGTTTGACTCGCCTGAATCGGGCATTGCCGATCCCGATACCACGGCGGCAGTCAGCGGGGATGAAACCCTGACCTTTTACTACGGTGATACCGGTGATCCCCAGCAGATTGACATCAGTCTTTCAGCCGGCATGACCCTCAGCGAGATTGTGGATGAAATCAACAATTCCTCTCAGAATACCGATGGGCAGGGCGGTCAACTGGTCAGCGCCTCATATGTGCTCGGGGACAGCGGGGACTATTATATCCGGCTGTCGGCAACTGACGGCGGCAACAGTGACGATTCCCGGGTTTCCGTATCCGGGTTCGACTGGGTGGTGGCGGACACCACCATTGCCATCGGCCAGGGCAGCAGCACCATGTACCTGAGTGTTGCCCCCGGGACCACCTATGCCGGGATGGCGGAACTCATCAATGCCTCCGATGACAACCCCGGGGTCACCGCCGCCATTATTAATAACGGAGATACGGACAATCCCTACCAGCTCATCCTGACCTCAGACGACACCGGTGAAGACGGCCGGCTGACCCTCACCGATTTCGATGTCATGACCGAAGCCACCGGCGCCGACGGGGCGTCTTTAAACGCAGAATTTTCTGTGAACGGCATTGCCTATTCCCGCCAGTCCAACACCGGTATTTCCGATGTCATTGACGGGGTTACCCTGAACCTGAAAACCGTTGGGGAGACCACCGTGGGGGTTGAAGTTTCCCTGGACAACGTCAAGGATGACATCCTTTCAATGGTGGAGGGGATCAACAATCTTCTGGTTTACCTTGAGGGCGACGGGGATACCAGCGCCGTGGACGAGAGCGCGGGGGAGGCCGACAGCACCCCCCTGGACGGGGAGAGCAGTGCCCGGAGAATCTCCTATGATATCCAGTCCCTTTTAACCACCGTCCTTGACCTGCCTGAAGGATATACCAGCCTTGCGGACATCGGACTTGAAATCGACAGCGACGGCACTGTCAGCATTGACGAGTCCGCACTGGATGACGCCATTGCCGCCGACCCCCAGGGGGTGGCAAGCCTTTTTTTGGGGGATGAAGACCTTGAGATCCAGGGCATGGCAGACCTTTTCAACGAAGCGATCACCAACATGGTCAGCACTTCGGGCATCGCCTCAACGGAAATAGATGATGCCGAACTGAGGATTGAACGCATTGATGAATATATTGAAACGGAAACCGAACGCCTGGATAAAAAGTACGAAACCATGGCCGCCGAATTTTCCCGCCTGGATACATATATCAGTGAAATGAATTCCCAGGCCGACACCTTGGAGGCCCTGATTTCATCCCTCAGCGACGATTAGCCCGCTCCGCACCAAGCCGGCTGCCCTGCCGGCCAGACTTTTCTTTTCCAACGGCCTGCCTCACCGGCAGGCCGTTTTTTTATTTTTCCCCGGTCATAACTTTCCCCTTTACCCGGAATAATATTCCCCTTTTACATCCAGCCCCATTTGGATGCGTGCGCGCCATTTTTCTGTTTTGGGCAATTGGTCCTGCCTGATTAATCCCGGGACTTTTTAAATTGACCGGAATCTGTCTTCCGGCAGGGAGAAAATTGGCCTTAACAATCTTGCGGAACCGCTGTCTGTGCAGGCCTTCCATCGTTCCCAGATGGTATTTTTCTTGTTGTTTCCCATGGGTAGGGAAAAGCTGCCCTGTGCCTTTTTCCGACGGTTTTAACACTAATGAAAGGAAATACCCATGTCAGTCTCATCCACCGGAACCAATGCGCTGGATGCCATTTCCGCATCCTATCAACCCTATGAACAAACCACCGAAGAGACCGAGGATGCCCTGGGGCGGGATGCGTTTCTGACCATGCTGGTGGCCCAGCTGGAAAACCAGGACCCCCTGAACCCCATGGACGGAACGGATTTTTCGGCCCAGCTGGCCCAGTATTCCCAGCTGGAACAGCTCATGAACCTCAATGAATCCATGGAATCCCTCATCAGCGCCCTTGAGGGCACCTCGGGCAAGGACCCCATGGAGTATATCGGCATGGAGGTTACGGGCACGGCCGACACCATGACCGTGGACGAGGGCACGGTCTCCGGCGGGTTCTACAATCTCACCGAACCCGCGGACGTGGCCGTCACCATCACCGATGCCGACGGCAGTGTGGTCAGGACCCTCTATCCTGGGCAGCAGGAAGCCGGTGCCTACCTGGTTTCCTGGGACGGGACCGACGCGTCGGGGGATGCCGTTGCCGACGGGACATACAGCTATACGGTCATGGCCGATTACGGCAGCGGATATGAAACCCTCTCCGCCTCATTGAGCGGCACCGTGGAAGGGGTGGCCTATAACAACGGCAAGGCCTACCTGGTGGTCCAGGGCATTCTGCTGGATCCCGATGCCGTGACCTCGGCCACCAACCTTTCAGAAACCGCCGCAACGGGCCTGGCCACCTCACCCGCCGCCTACCTGGGGCAGTCCATCAGTTCCACCGCTCCCATCGTTCTGGTGGAGGACGGGGCCGTGTCCGGATCCGGTTTGAGTTTTGAACTGGATACACAGTCCGATGCCGTCATCAGCGTTTACGATGCCTACGACGAGCTGGTCCGGACCATTGAAATCGACGCCGATGACACGGCGGCAGGGGAAAACGCCGTTGTCTGGGACGGGCTTTCGGACAACGGATACCAGGTTCAGGACGGGATGTATTACTACACCGTGTCCGCCGATGACGGCAGTGCATCCACCCCGGTGTCCGGGGAGGTGTCGGCCGTCAAGACCGTCAACGGCAGCCCCTATCTGGTCCTGGCGGATTCGGGCCGGCTTGTGTCCGTCTCCAATGTCACCGAGATTTTTTAACCCCTTTTAAGGAGACTTGTCATGTCTTTATCCAGTTCACTTTTTACCGGCACCTCGGGCCTTAAAAATATGGGCAACGCCCTCCAGGTGGTGGGCAACAATATATCCAACCTTAACACCATCGGCTTTAAAAAGGGGCGCACCACCTTTGCCGACACCCTTTACGAATCCGTGGCCACCCAGGCCGGCACCGCCCAGATGGGCCGGGGCATGGCCGTGGGCAGCGTCACCCAGAACTTCAGCCAGGGATCCTTTGAGTCCACGGGCAATACCACGGACCTGTCCATCGGCGGCGACGGGTTTTTCATCGTCCGCCAGTCCGGCACGGAAAACACCTATTATACCCGGGCCGGCAATTTTAATTTCGATGAAGCCGGCCAGCTGGTCAACCCGGAGGGCTATATTGTCCAGGGCTGGGAGCTGGATGAGGAAACCGGGGATGATGTGGGCTCCATTACCGATCTCATCCTGGAAGAATTTACCAGCCCGCCCAAGAAAAGCAGTGAAATCACCGCCATCACCAACCTGGATGCCGATTCCTCATCCAATTCCGTGGTCCTGTCCAACCTATGGGATGCCGGGGAAACCACCCAGATGTCCTCGGGGAATTACGAGTACCAGACCGTGGTCAAGGTCTATGATTCCCTGGGCAGCACCCATGACATCACCATTTTTTACGATAAAAAATCCGGCACCGAGTGGGAATACGTCATCACCATGAATCCCGAGGAGGACAACCGGAATCTGGTCCAGGGCACGGATTCCCAGGGGCTTCTGGCCCGGGGAACCATCACCTTTTCCCAGAGTTCCGGAGACGTCCTCCAGATGACCATGGAGGAGTTCACCGGCAGGGTGGGCAATATTTCGGCCTCGGGGGTGAACACGGTGGATGAGGTCCATTTCGAGATTGACGATTCCGCCGCCGCCCTCCTGGACGGGTACGGGTTCAGCCTGGAGTTCGACGGCAGTTCCTGGAATTTTACCGACCAGAACGGGGACGGCCTGATCACCGCCGCCGATCTGCCGGATAACTACCCCGATGCGAAAATCGTCTATTCGGACAATAAGAATATCCACATCACCCTGGACCCCGACGACGCCCTGGACACGGAGCCGGATCTGAGAATCAAGCTGGACCAGCCCGCCGTTGCAACGGATTCCGTCGGTTTCGACATCAATGACGCCAATGACCTCCATGTCCAGTCCATTGAAGGGGCCGCCTATTCCGGGGATACGGCCAACGACAACACCACCCTGGAAATCAACGACCCCGGGGTGATGACCCATGACGCCGAGGACCTGGGGCTGATCTGGAATCCCCTGACCGAAGAATGGACCTGGAGCAACCCGGCCATTGCCGCGGACCAGGGCACCCTGGTATCGGACATGGCCTATACCGACGGGCTCGGGAACCCGGTTT encodes:
- the fliD gene encoding flagellar filament capping protein FliD yields the protein MSTGSITSLGLGSGLDLQDIMDQLREAEEATITAKETEKTELQNKSDAYNTVNAKLFSIKSDVFNLSLESNFLSNSVSVSDEDVLSATVSDGLDASSNQVNVTSLAQRNSWASAAVSSSSQALFDSPESGIADPDTTAAVSGDETLTFYYGDTGDPQQIDISLSAGMTLSEIVDEINNSSQNTDGQGGQLVSASYVLGDSGDYYIRLSATDGGNSDDSRVSVSGFDWVVADTTIAIGQGSSTMYLSVAPGTTYAGMAELINASDDNPGVTAAIINNGDTDNPYQLILTSDDTGEDGRLTLTDFDVMTEATGADGASLNAEFSVNGIAYSRQSNTGISDVIDGVTLNLKTVGETTVGVEVSLDNVKDDILSMVEGINNLLVYLEGDGDTSAVDESAGEADSTPLDGESSARRISYDIQSLLTTVLDLPEGYTSLADIGLEIDSDGTVSIDESALDDAIAADPQGVASLFLGDEDLEIQGMADLFNEAITNMVSTSGIASTEIDDAELRIERIDEYIETETERLDKKYETMAAEFSRLDTYISEMNSQADTLEALISSLSDD
- a CDS encoding flagellar hook capping protein; amino-acid sequence: MSVSSTGTNALDAISASYQPYEQTTEETEDALGRDAFLTMLVAQLENQDPLNPMDGTDFSAQLAQYSQLEQLMNLNESMESLISALEGTSGKDPMEYIGMEVTGTADTMTVDEGTVSGGFYNLTEPADVAVTITDADGSVVRTLYPGQQEAGAYLVSWDGTDASGDAVADGTYSYTVMADYGSGYETLSASLSGTVEGVAYNNGKAYLVVQGILLDPDAVTSATNLSETAATGLATSPAAYLGQSISSTAPIVLVEDGAVSGSGLSFELDTQSDAVISVYDAYDELVRTIEIDADDTAAGENAVVWDGLSDNGYQVQDGMYYYTVSADDGSASTPVSGEVSAVKTVNGSPYLVLADSGRLVSVSNVTEIF